The following proteins are co-located in the Polymorphospora rubra genome:
- a CDS encoding DUF4240 domain-containing protein: MNTEQFWAAVDLARRGPAGSSAPGGPSGAEVDAAPAEVAARLVDVLATGAPEAIVAWDRHLERVLTASAKVDLWATAYLINGGCSDEGFDHFRGWLVAQGRRTLADAVADPDSLAGVPAVRRAASTGAELGCVEILRAAGVAYRRVAGADLPRSGAGPARPGFDDFWDFDDEDEIRRRLPRLAALFTEPPEE; encoded by the coding sequence GTGAACACCGAGCAGTTCTGGGCCGCGGTCGACCTGGCCCGGCGCGGCCCGGCCGGATCCTCCGCACCGGGCGGGCCGTCCGGTGCGGAGGTCGACGCCGCGCCGGCCGAGGTGGCGGCCCGGCTGGTCGACGTTCTGGCCACCGGCGCACCGGAGGCGATCGTGGCGTGGGACCGGCACCTGGAACGGGTGCTGACCGCGTCGGCGAAGGTCGACCTGTGGGCGACCGCCTACCTGATCAACGGTGGCTGCTCCGACGAGGGGTTCGACCACTTCCGGGGGTGGCTGGTCGCCCAGGGGCGGCGGACGCTGGCCGACGCGGTGGCCGATCCGGATTCGCTGGCCGGGGTGCCGGCGGTGCGGCGGGCCGCGTCGACCGGGGCGGAGCTGGGCTGCGTGGAGATCCTCCGCGCGGCCGGCGTGGCCTACCGCCGGGTGGCCGGTGCGGACCTGCCCCGGTCGGGTGCCGGGCCGGCGCGCCCCGGGTTCGACGACTTCTGGGACTTCGACGACGAGGACGAGATCCGGCGGCGGCTGCCCCGCCTGGCCGCACTCTTCACCGAGCCACCGGAGGAGTGA
- a CDS encoding phosphotransferase codes for MRVTSLPPVPYGATAVRPGWADLPADLRTAITARLGAQVTWAAPATGGFTRGFAAVLDLAGGDRVFVKAADLVDQRHLSDWYAHEAAVAALLPPAVAAPRPRWTLTTAGHFVVCFDAVDGQVPALPWRPADLDATLAAWATAATALREPPAELVTVGLPAMADLARNDLSWWQEIATGREPLPVTTPPYARPLVEELAALEQRLPDLLTAPGLLHGDLRLDNVLIDGRGAAWFVDWNWLCHGPAWFDTATLLVTAYASGLDADALFVGHPTGRDAPPQALDAALAALCGYWLSRAAAAPTGASEHLRPTSCGAVRPRWTGWPPARVGADRPGRPTSARPCRRAVSPARVGAFWLVAGPPGNLALRVWR; via the coding sequence ATGCGTGTCACCTCCCTGCCCCCGGTGCCGTACGGCGCGACCGCCGTCCGTCCAGGGTGGGCGGACCTGCCGGCGGACCTGCGGACCGCGATCACCGCGCGGCTCGGCGCCCAGGTCACCTGGGCCGCCCCGGCGACCGGCGGATTCACCCGCGGGTTCGCCGCCGTCCTCGACCTCGCCGGCGGGGACCGGGTCTTCGTCAAGGCCGCCGACCTGGTCGACCAGCGCCACCTCAGCGACTGGTACGCCCACGAGGCGGCCGTGGCCGCCCTGCTGCCGCCGGCGGTGGCCGCGCCCCGCCCCCGTTGGACGCTGACCACCGCCGGACACTTCGTGGTCTGTTTCGACGCGGTCGACGGGCAGGTGCCGGCACTGCCCTGGCGGCCGGCCGACCTCGACGCCACGCTCGCCGCCTGGGCGACCGCCGCCACCGCCCTGCGCGAGCCACCGGCCGAACTGGTGACCGTCGGACTGCCCGCAATGGCCGACCTGGCCCGCAACGACCTGTCCTGGTGGCAGGAGATCGCTACCGGCCGGGAGCCGCTGCCCGTTACCACCCCGCCGTACGCCCGCCCGCTGGTCGAGGAACTCGCCGCGCTCGAACAGCGCCTGCCCGACCTGCTGACCGCCCCCGGGCTCCTGCACGGTGACCTGCGTCTCGACAACGTGCTCATCGACGGCCGGGGCGCGGCGTGGTTCGTCGACTGGAACTGGCTGTGTCACGGGCCCGCCTGGTTCGACACGGCGACGCTGCTGGTCACCGCGTACGCCAGTGGCCTGGACGCCGACGCACTCTTCGTCGGGCATCCGACCGGCCGGGACGCACCGCCGCAGGCCCTCGACGCGGCCCTCGCCGCGCTCTGCGGCTACTGGCTGAGCCGGGCGGCCGCCGCGCCCACCGGCGCGTCCGAGCACCTGCGCCCCACCAGCTGTGGAGCGGTGAGACCGCGCTGGACTGGCTGGCCGCCCGCCAGGGTTGGCGCTGACCGGCCCGGGCGGCCGACCAGCGCTCGCCCGTGCCGGCGGGCCGTGTCCCCGGCCCGGGTCGGGGCGTTTTGGCTCGTCGCCGGGCCACCTGGTAACCTGGCTCTTCGCGTGTGGCGATGA
- the rpsT gene encoding 30S ribosomal protein S20 has product MANIKSQIKRNRQNEKRRVRNKSVKSSLKTAIRKFHEATEAGETEKATALLLDASRQLDKAASKGVIHKNQAANRKSAIAKRLNSVSAAA; this is encoded by the coding sequence GTGGCGAACATCAAGTCCCAGATCAAGCGCAACCGGCAGAACGAGAAGCGCCGGGTGCGTAACAAGTCGGTCAAGTCGTCGCTGAAGACCGCCATCCGCAAGTTCCACGAGGCGACCGAGGCTGGCGAGACCGAGAAGGCGACCGCGCTCCTGCTCGACGCCTCGCGCCAGCTCGACAAGGCCGCGAGCAAGGGTGTCATCCACAAGAACCAGGCGGCGAACCGCAAGTCGGCCATCGCCAAGCGTCTGAACTCGGTCTCCGCCGCCGCCTGA
- the holA gene encoding DNA polymerase III subunit delta gives MSGVTSTGPAPIVLVLGDEELLANRAVAQTVTDARAVDPNLDVREYEAGSVAPGEVAEMLSPSLFGGRRVLVLRAGQDARKDLVTVLLAYAKNPDPEVTLVVTHLGAAKGKAFADGLRAAGAAVVPVPKVKKEKERIAFVRDEIRRGGGRCTEEAAEALVAAVGNDLRELAAACSQLLADTDGRIGADTVARYYRGRAEVSGFTVADAAMVGDVAAALEALRWALHVGVDPVPIADAIADGVRTVARVVSAGRGSSYQMASSLGMPPWKVERAQRQGRGWSPEGLADAMRAAAECNAAVKGGADDRAYALERAVFAVAAARHGSGGR, from the coding sequence ATGTCGGGCGTGACTTCCACCGGTCCCGCTCCGATCGTGCTCGTGCTCGGCGACGAGGAGCTGCTCGCCAACCGTGCGGTCGCCCAGACCGTCACCGACGCCCGGGCGGTCGACCCCAATCTCGACGTACGGGAGTACGAGGCCGGCTCGGTCGCGCCCGGCGAGGTGGCCGAGATGCTCAGCCCGTCGTTGTTCGGCGGACGGCGGGTGCTGGTCCTGCGGGCCGGGCAGGACGCCCGCAAGGACCTGGTGACGGTCCTGCTCGCGTACGCCAAGAACCCCGATCCCGAGGTCACCCTCGTGGTCACCCACCTCGGCGCGGCCAAGGGAAAGGCGTTCGCCGACGGGCTGCGCGCCGCCGGTGCGGCCGTCGTTCCGGTGCCCAAGGTCAAGAAAGAGAAGGAGCGGATCGCGTTCGTCCGTGACGAGATCCGGCGCGGCGGTGGGCGCTGCACCGAGGAAGCCGCCGAGGCACTTGTCGCCGCAGTCGGCAACGACCTGCGCGAGCTGGCCGCCGCCTGCTCGCAACTGCTGGCCGACACCGACGGTCGGATCGGTGCCGACACCGTGGCCCGCTACTACCGGGGGCGCGCCGAGGTGAGCGGGTTCACCGTCGCCGACGCGGCGATGGTCGGCGATGTCGCCGCCGCGCTCGAAGCACTGCGGTGGGCCCTGCACGTCGGGGTCGATCCGGTGCCGATCGCCGACGCCATCGCCGACGGGGTCCGTACGGTGGCCAGGGTCGTCTCGGCCGGCCGGGGCAGCTCCTACCAGATGGCGAGCAGTCTCGGCATGCCGCCGTGGAAGGTCGAACGGGCCCAGCGTCAGGGGCGCGGGTGGAGCCCGGAAGGGCTCGCCGACGCGATGCGGGCCGCCGCCGAGTGCAACGCCGCCGTCAAGGGCGGTGCCGACGACCGTGCGTACGCCCTCGAACGGGCGGTCTTCGCGGTCGCCGCCGCCCGGCACGGAAGCGGGGGGCGATGA
- a CDS encoding ComEC/Rec2 family competence protein, protein MKTRDGDGLPGADARRAADPPDLRLAGFAVATWLSALGALYWPVAVTVAVAAGAVLTLLALLLGPSRLGPSISVPRSVGPSASGAPVPVDRPPVARRRLRTPRPDHRLWIAVSVLLGLLCGSAAAGARVAVRDAGPVTDLVAGRASVTVELVVRDDPRPVAGSAGRPPLYLVRAQTTWIRPDEGGRIDARLRLLVLATDAGWRPLLPGQRLTATGRLAQPRGGDLHAAVLNTGTAPVLVGEPSWAQRAAGSLRAGLQLACAPLPDEPGGLLPGLVVGDTSRLDPAVEEDFRATGMTHLVAVSGSNVAIVIGLVLLLARWARAGPWLAATACALALVGFVILARPSPSVVRAGTMGAIALIGLATGRPRAALPALGAAVTVLVVYDPGLAGDAGFALSVLATGGLLLLAPGWRDALRRRGTPTWLADALAVPAAAQLACGPVVAGLSGTVSLVAVPANLLAVPAIAPATVLGVGAAVVSPLWPAGAEFAAWLGGWPAWWLVVVARYGARAPAGTLPWLDGVAGGLSLGLLTLVVVRLARRPAVRRLLAVGVAAVVVGALPVRLAAPGWPPSGWVVAACAVGQGDTAVLPIAAGRAVVVDAGPDPAAADRCLRRLGIREVSLLVISHFHADHVAGLDGVLRGRRLGAVVTTAWPEPAAGRDAVELAAATRGVVPRQVAAGWRFAAGQVELTVVGPPEGMSGTRSDPNNNSLVLRARVGGTTMLFTGDAEEEEQRALLERYGPAGVRAELLKVPHHGSVYQDAAFLAAVDPAVALVSVGVDNDYGHPNPALLAMLTRGGARVLRTDVDGDLAVVVGERGLAVVVRGPDHQAR, encoded by the coding sequence GTGAAGACCCGGGACGGGGACGGCCTTCCCGGCGCCGACGCCCGCCGCGCGGCCGATCCACCCGACCTGCGCCTGGCGGGGTTCGCGGTGGCGACCTGGCTGTCGGCCCTCGGGGCCCTGTACTGGCCCGTGGCGGTCACCGTCGCGGTCGCGGCCGGAGCCGTGCTGACCCTGCTGGCCCTGCTCCTTGGCCCGTCGAGACTCGGCCCGTCGATTTCCGTCCCTCGTTCGGTCGGTCCGTCGGCATCCGGCGCACCGGTCCCGGTCGACCGCCCGCCGGTGGCCCGCCGCCGGCTCCGGACGCCCCGGCCGGACCACCGGCTCTGGATCGCGGTGTCGGTGCTGCTGGGCCTGCTCTGCGGCAGCGCCGCGGCCGGCGCCCGGGTCGCGGTGCGCGACGCCGGACCGGTCACCGATCTCGTGGCCGGCCGCGCCTCGGTGACGGTCGAACTGGTCGTCCGCGACGATCCCCGGCCGGTTGCCGGCTCCGCCGGTCGCCCGCCGCTCTACCTGGTCCGGGCGCAGACCACCTGGATCCGCCCCGACGAGGGCGGCCGGATCGACGCCCGCCTGCGACTGCTCGTCCTGGCCACCGACGCCGGGTGGCGCCCCCTGCTGCCAGGGCAGCGGCTCACCGCGACCGGTCGGCTCGCACAGCCGCGCGGTGGCGACCTGCACGCCGCGGTGCTCAACACCGGCACCGCCCCCGTGCTGGTCGGTGAGCCGTCGTGGGCGCAGCGCGCCGCGGGTTCCCTGCGGGCCGGGCTCCAGTTGGCCTGTGCGCCGCTGCCCGACGAGCCCGGTGGGTTGCTGCCCGGCCTGGTCGTCGGCGACACCAGCCGGCTCGACCCGGCGGTCGAGGAGGACTTCCGGGCCACCGGCATGACGCACCTGGTTGCTGTTTCCGGGTCGAACGTCGCGATTGTCATTGGGCTGGTGCTGTTGCTGGCGCGCTGGGCCCGGGCCGGCCCGTGGCTCGCCGCCACCGCGTGCGCCCTCGCGCTGGTCGGTTTCGTCATTCTGGCCCGACCGTCGCCGAGCGTCGTACGCGCCGGCACGATGGGCGCCATCGCGCTGATCGGGCTCGCGACGGGCCGGCCCCGGGCCGCGCTGCCCGCCCTCGGGGCCGCGGTGACGGTCCTGGTCGTCTACGACCCCGGGTTGGCCGGCGACGCCGGATTCGCCCTGTCGGTACTCGCCACCGGCGGCCTGTTGCTGCTCGCGCCCGGGTGGCGGGACGCGCTGCGCAGGCGTGGGACACCCACCTGGCTCGCCGACGCGCTCGCGGTGCCGGCCGCCGCCCAGCTCGCCTGCGGCCCCGTGGTGGCGGGACTGTCCGGCACGGTCAGCCTGGTGGCCGTACCGGCGAACCTGCTGGCGGTCCCGGCGATCGCGCCGGCCACCGTGCTCGGCGTCGGCGCCGCCGTGGTGTCTCCGCTCTGGCCGGCCGGGGCGGAGTTCGCGGCCTGGCTCGGTGGCTGGCCGGCGTGGTGGCTCGTCGTCGTCGCCCGGTACGGCGCCCGTGCCCCGGCCGGCACCCTGCCCTGGCTCGACGGTGTCGCCGGCGGCCTGTCGTTGGGCCTGCTCACCCTCGTGGTGGTGCGGCTCGCGCGGCGCCCGGCGGTACGGCGGCTGCTGGCGGTCGGCGTCGCGGCGGTGGTCGTCGGGGCACTGCCGGTACGGCTGGCCGCCCCGGGTTGGCCGCCGTCGGGCTGGGTGGTCGCCGCCTGCGCGGTCGGGCAGGGGGACACGGCCGTACTGCCGATCGCGGCGGGGCGCGCGGTGGTGGTTGACGCCGGCCCTGACCCCGCGGCGGCCGACCGTTGCCTGCGCCGGCTCGGGATCCGGGAAGTGTCGCTGCTGGTGATCAGCCATTTCCACGCCGACCACGTCGCCGGACTCGACGGTGTGCTGCGTGGCCGCCGGCTCGGTGCGGTGGTGACGACCGCGTGGCCGGAGCCGGCCGCCGGGCGCGACGCCGTCGAACTGGCCGCCGCCACCCGGGGCGTCGTACCCCGACAGGTCGCTGCCGGCTGGCGGTTCGCGGCCGGTCAGGTGGAGCTCACCGTGGTTGGACCGCCGGAGGGGATGTCCGGCACCCGGTCCGACCCCAACAACAACTCACTCGTCCTGCGGGCCCGGGTCGGCGGGACCACGATGCTGTTCACCGGCGACGCCGAGGAGGAGGAACAGCGTGCGCTGCTCGAACGGTACGGTCCGGCCGGCGTACGGGCGGAGCTGCTCAAGGTTCCCCACCACGGGTCGGTCTACCAGGACGCGGCGTTCCTGGCGGCGGTCGATCCCGCCGTCGCCCTGGTGTCGGTCGGCGTCGACAACGACTACGGACACCCGAATCCGGCCCTGCTCGCCATGCTCACGCGCGGTGGCGCGCGGGTGCTGCGTACCGACGTGGACGGTGACCTCGCCGTGGTCGTCGGCGAGCGGGGGCTCGCGGTGGTCGTACGCGGCCCCGACCACCAGGCCCGCTGA
- a CDS encoding helix-hairpin-helix domain-containing protein has translation MSDDDETVVSQRLMRLADRPVALRQRDGADVPGSGVADPRPRAGPFLDPLRHPLRAMAPGHDPVGAPPAVGAPVVGDTAAGSRPVGPVVDPPVGWPGADVGPRPDRLGDPPDWPWLTRSPTADPSTVGRDTRRADPPTTPARPLAWEAEADPPADPSAGAPPSRLGGAGAFDPGRRGVKALAAVAAVVVVAAAGWAWWARPREEPVVSASMDPAGVDAPAEPAGAPAATEVVVAVAGRVHRPGLVRLPAGSRVADALTAVGGALPGVDVALLNLARKLVDGELILVGVTAPPGVPGAAGNPAGGETAGAAPGGRLNLNTATLAQLDALPGVGPVLAQRILDARERRGGFRSVGDLRQVDGIGESRYEELKDLVTV, from the coding sequence GTGTCCGACGATGACGAGACCGTCGTAAGCCAGCGCCTGATGCGGCTGGCCGACCGGCCGGTCGCCCTACGCCAGCGCGACGGTGCGGACGTGCCCGGCTCCGGTGTGGCCGACCCACGCCCGCGGGCCGGGCCGTTCCTGGATCCGTTGCGGCATCCGCTGCGGGCCATGGCGCCCGGGCACGACCCGGTGGGCGCGCCACCGGCGGTCGGTGCTCCGGTGGTCGGGGACACCGCCGCGGGGTCGCGGCCGGTCGGACCCGTGGTGGACCCGCCGGTCGGATGGCCCGGCGCGGACGTCGGTCCGCGGCCGGACCGGCTCGGCGATCCGCCGGACTGGCCCTGGCTCACCCGGAGCCCGACCGCCGACCCGTCGACGGTCGGGCGGGACACCCGCCGGGCCGACCCGCCGACCACCCCGGCCCGGCCGCTCGCCTGGGAAGCGGAGGCCGATCCGCCCGCCGATCCGTCGGCCGGGGCGCCGCCGAGCCGGCTCGGCGGCGCCGGGGCGTTCGATCCGGGGCGGCGGGGTGTGAAGGCGCTCGCGGCCGTCGCGGCGGTGGTCGTCGTCGCGGCGGCCGGGTGGGCCTGGTGGGCGCGGCCACGGGAGGAGCCGGTCGTGTCCGCGTCGATGGATCCCGCCGGTGTGGACGCCCCGGCGGAGCCGGCCGGCGCACCGGCCGCGACGGAGGTCGTGGTCGCCGTCGCGGGCAGGGTGCACCGTCCCGGCCTGGTGCGGCTGCCCGCGGGGTCGCGGGTCGCGGACGCGCTCACCGCCGTCGGCGGCGCGCTGCCCGGAGTCGACGTCGCGTTGCTCAATCTCGCCCGCAAGCTGGTCGACGGAGAACTGATCCTCGTCGGTGTCACCGCGCCGCCGGGCGTGCCGGGCGCGGCCGGCAACCCCGCGGGTGGTGAGACCGCCGGAGCGGCACCGGGCGGCAGGCTCAACCTCAACACGGCCACCCTCGCGCAGTTGGACGCTCTGCCCGGCGTGGGCCCGGTGCTGGCCCAACGCATCCTCGACGCCCGCGAACGCCGGGGCGGCTTCCGCAGCGTGGGCGATCTGCGGCAGGTCGACGGGATCGGGGAGAGCCGCTACGAGGAACTCAAGGACCTGGTGACGGTGTGA
- a CDS encoding DegV family protein encodes MSVAVVTDSTAYLPVELAGAHDLTVVPLTVVVNGVDGSEGVDVTTDQVARALTARRTAVTTSRPAPEQFLRTYRRLLDSGATAVLSVHLSAELSGTVDAARIAAADIGDRVAVVDARSTGMGLGFPALAAGAVAARGADLDRVRQVALDTIDRTSALFYVDTLEFLRKGGRITAASALLGTALSVKPILHVVGGAIVIREKVRTPSRGLARLVDLAVEAAGDADVDLAVHHFAAPERAAGLAEALTGRLGERLHDVYVTEIGAVVAAHAGPGLACVVVHRRP; translated from the coding sequence ATGTCCGTCGCCGTCGTCACCGACTCCACCGCCTACCTGCCGGTCGAGCTGGCCGGAGCACACGACCTGACCGTCGTGCCGCTGACCGTGGTCGTCAACGGTGTCGACGGCAGCGAGGGCGTCGACGTCACCACCGACCAGGTCGCCCGGGCCCTGACCGCCCGGCGCACCGCGGTCACCACCTCGCGCCCCGCCCCCGAACAGTTCCTCCGGACCTACCGACGGCTGCTCGACAGCGGCGCCACGGCCGTGCTGTCGGTGCACCTGTCCGCCGAACTGTCCGGCACCGTCGACGCCGCCCGGATCGCCGCCGCCGACATCGGCGACCGGGTCGCCGTCGTCGACGCCCGGTCGACCGGGATGGGACTCGGCTTCCCCGCGCTCGCGGCCGGCGCGGTCGCCGCCCGGGGCGCGGACCTCGACCGGGTACGGCAGGTCGCCCTCGACACGATCGACCGCACCAGCGCCCTGTTCTACGTCGACACGCTGGAGTTCCTTCGCAAGGGCGGCCGGATCACGGCGGCGTCCGCACTGCTCGGCACCGCCCTGTCGGTCAAGCCGATCCTGCACGTCGTGGGCGGCGCGATCGTCATCCGGGAGAAGGTGCGTACGCCCAGTCGTGGCCTCGCCCGGCTCGTCGACCTGGCCGTCGAGGCCGCCGGCGACGCCGACGTGGACCTGGCGGTGCACCACTTCGCCGCGCCGGAGCGGGCCGCCGGTCTCGCCGAGGCGCTCACCGGCCGGCTGGGGGAGCGGTTGCACGACGTGTACGTGACCGAGATCGGGGCGGTCGTCGCCGCCCACGCCGGCCCGGGCCTCGCCTGCGTGGTCGTCCACCGCCGCCCCTGA
- a CDS encoding histidine phosphatase family protein — protein sequence MTRLLLWRHGNTDWNAIDRVQGQTDTALNDLGREQALAAAPLLAAMRPDAIVASDLQRARDTADTLAALTGLPVGTDVRLRERYYGLWQGLTSPEIAERHPAEYARWRSGDESPGCEVESLDDMGKRMAEALQAAADATPGGTIVIATHGGAARQGVGHLLGWPTSILHTVGPLQNCHWTELRLEAGRGWRLRAHNVGVNPATTIPAGT from the coding sequence ATGACCCGGTTGCTGCTGTGGCGGCACGGCAACACCGACTGGAACGCGATCGACCGGGTGCAGGGCCAGACCGACACGGCCCTCAACGACCTCGGCCGTGAGCAGGCGTTGGCCGCCGCACCGCTGCTGGCCGCCATGCGACCCGACGCGATCGTCGCGAGCGACCTCCAGCGGGCCCGGGACACCGCCGACACCCTGGCCGCACTGACCGGCCTGCCGGTCGGCACCGACGTCCGGCTGCGGGAGCGCTACTACGGCCTCTGGCAGGGCCTCACCTCGCCCGAGATCGCCGAGCGGCACCCGGCCGAGTACGCCCGCTGGCGGTCCGGCGACGAGTCTCCCGGCTGCGAGGTCGAGAGCCTCGACGACATGGGCAAACGGATGGCCGAGGCGTTGCAGGCGGCCGCTGACGCCACCCCGGGCGGCACGATCGTGATCGCCACCCACGGTGGCGCCGCCCGGCAGGGGGTCGGCCACCTGCTGGGCTGGCCGACCTCGATCCTGCACACCGTCGGCCCGCTGCAGAACTGTCACTGGACCGAACTGCGCCTCGAGGCCGGCCGGGGCTGGCGGCTGCGGGCCCACAACGTGGGCGTCAACCCCGCGACCACCATCCCCGCCGGCACCTGA
- the rsfS gene encoding ribosome silencing factor, with protein sequence MTVSDRARELALAAAQAAADKKAQDVVIIDVGDQLVITDAFLLASAPNERQVIAIVDAIEESLLNLPEKAKPVRREGERSGRWVLLDYVDVVIHVQHTEEREFYALDRLWKDCPTIPFVDRDLVDAEAGAGE encoded by the coding sequence GTGACAGTTTCCGACCGCGCCCGCGAACTCGCGCTGGCTGCCGCCCAGGCCGCCGCCGACAAGAAGGCGCAGGACGTCGTCATCATCGACGTCGGGGACCAGCTCGTCATCACCGACGCGTTCCTGCTCGCCTCCGCGCCCAACGAGCGCCAGGTGATCGCCATCGTCGACGCGATCGAGGAGAGCCTGCTGAACCTCCCCGAGAAGGCCAAGCCCGTCCGCCGCGAGGGTGAACGGTCCGGCCGGTGGGTGCTGCTCGACTACGTCGACGTGGTGATCCACGTCCAGCACACCGAGGAGCGGGAGTTCTACGCCCTGGACCGGCTGTGGAAGGACTGCCCGACGATCCCGTTCGTCGACCGGGACCTCGTCGACGCCGAGGCGGGTGCCGGCGAATGA
- the nadD gene encoding nicotinate-nucleotide adenylyltransferase, with translation MADGARRIGIMGGTFDPIHHGHLVAASEVADRFGLDEVVFVPTGQPWQKEDVPVSPAEDRYLMTVVATASNPRFQVSRADVDRDGPTYTVDTLRDLRAEYGPDTRLFFITGADALDKILSWKDTDQMFELAHFIGVTRPGFELSAAHLPDDAVSLVRVPAMAISSTDCRARVAAGKPVWYLVPDGVVQYIAKRRLYQT, from the coding sequence GTGGCGGACGGCGCGCGGCGGATCGGGATCATGGGTGGCACGTTCGACCCCATCCATCACGGGCATCTCGTGGCGGCCAGCGAGGTCGCCGACCGGTTCGGGCTGGACGAGGTCGTCTTCGTGCCGACCGGGCAGCCGTGGCAGAAGGAGGACGTGCCGGTCAGCCCGGCCGAGGACCGCTATCTGATGACGGTCGTAGCGACCGCCTCGAACCCGCGTTTCCAGGTGAGCCGCGCAGACGTCGACCGGGACGGGCCGACCTACACCGTTGACACGCTGCGCGACCTGCGGGCCGAGTACGGCCCGGACACCCGGCTGTTCTTCATCACCGGTGCCGACGCCCTGGACAAGATCCTTTCCTGGAAGGACACCGACCAGATGTTCGAGCTGGCGCACTTCATCGGGGTGACCCGGCCCGGGTTCGAACTGTCCGCAGCCCACCTGCCCGACGACGCGGTGAGCCTGGTGCGGGTGCCTGCGATGGCCATCTCGTCGACCGACTGCCGCGCGCGGGTCGCGGCGGGCAAGCCGGTGTGGTATCTGGTGCCGGACGGGGTTGTGCAGTACATCGCAAAACGGCGCCTGTACCAGACGTGA